In one Agathobacter rectalis ATCC 33656 genomic region, the following are encoded:
- a CDS encoding COG1361 S-layer family protein, whose translation MKKFVSILLVIIMCLSYHFILVVHASTLDAKSDSAVMQEGKSTQAQADKPDNKAGAGAKDDAASKDDAASGASMSEVSLCIDNKNVYEGMQQAYANGYQPVCANGNVTLVLPLISDGKLQQDKITASVDLGATDNSPFVFRSYEKEFNCKPEYINGTGETKDIFLVSFELTLSEKRVNGIYPVIINVTGKDENGIEVQKSFTNFVSVADGIDPNAAASGAADTTQAEETPTSAPVVLVDKSVINTDTVKAGEDFEVTVTLKNASRQKSVQNLVATVNVPSADIELKNDSNTIFIGKIGTQKTTELTLKFHASKSTADGNYPIEIAMSYDDPKASTLSSTGNFVVTVEQPLDVKLTMPNIDKNVTAGDTIPLTFQVMNLGRSTVYNVRCDVTGDGLSQTKTAFIGNMESGTAGEGETNLFITTLEGKSQYGDTTGTVTLTYEDGFGNEQTQEFSFNTTINKMPDEASTGDEKKEKSASQWWISLAVIGGLIILAGAVSGAYYMGRKK comes from the coding sequence GTGAAAAAATTTGTGAGTATTTTGTTGGTGATCATAATGTGCTTAAGCTATCATTTTATACTCGTAGTGCATGCAAGCACGCTTGATGCCAAGTCGGATAGTGCTGTCATGCAGGAGGGGAAGAGTACTCAGGCGCAGGCAGACAAGCCGGATAATAAGGCGGGAGCAGGCGCGAAGGACGATGCAGCTTCAAAGGATGATGCAGCTTCGGGCGCATCAATGTCTGAGGTATCACTTTGCATAGACAACAAAAATGTATATGAGGGCATGCAGCAGGCATACGCAAACGGCTATCAGCCGGTCTGTGCAAACGGAAATGTAACACTGGTGCTTCCTCTTATAAGCGATGGAAAATTACAGCAGGATAAAATAACGGCATCGGTAGATCTTGGGGCTACGGACAACTCTCCGTTTGTATTTCGAAGCTATGAAAAGGAGTTTAACTGCAAGCCTGAATACATAAACGGTACAGGAGAAACTAAAGATATATTTCTCGTTTCCTTTGAGCTTACTCTTTCAGAAAAACGTGTGAATGGCATCTATCCGGTTATCATAAATGTGACTGGAAAGGATGAAAACGGCATAGAAGTACAAAAGTCATTTACGAATTTTGTGTCGGTAGCAGACGGTATTGATCCAAATGCAGCAGCTTCTGGGGCGGCAGATACAACACAGGCGGAGGAGACACCCACATCGGCTCCGGTAGTTTTGGTGGATAAGAGTGTCATAAATACCGATACTGTAAAGGCCGGTGAGGATTTCGAGGTAACGGTTACATTAAAAAATGCGAGCAGGCAGAAATCGGTGCAGAATCTGGTAGCAACCGTGAATGTGCCATCTGCTGATATAGAGCTTAAAAATGATTCAAATACTATTTTTATAGGAAAAATCGGCACACAAAAGACCACAGAGCTGACACTTAAATTCCATGCTTCAAAAAGCACGGCAGACGGCAATTATCCGATAGAGATAGCCATGAGCTATGATGATCCAAAGGCTTCGACACTCAGCTCGACAGGCAATTTTGTGGTCACGGTGGAACAGCCGCTTGATGTGAAGCTTACCATGCCAAATATAGATAAAAATGTGACCGCAGGAGACACTATTCCACTGACATTTCAGGTGATGAATCTTGGAAGAAGTACTGTGTACAATGTCAGATGTGATGTGACAGGGGACGGACTTTCGCAGACCAAGACAGCCTTTATCGGAAATATGGAAAGCGGTACGGCAGGAGAAGGGGAGACTAATCTGTTTATAACCACTCTTGAGGGAAAAAGTCAGTATGGCGATACGACAGGAACAGTTACGCTTACGTATGAGGATGGATTTGGAAATGAGCAGACACAGGAGTTTAGCTTCAATACAACGATAAATAAGATGCCGGATGAAGCCTCGACAGGCGATGAGAAGAAAGAGAAAAGTGCTTCGCAGTGGTGGATATCACTTGCAGTAATAGGTGGACTTATAATCCTTGCAGGGGCAGTTTCAGGGGCGTATTACATGGGAAGGAAGAAATGA
- a CDS encoding N-acetylmuramoyl-L-alanine amidase — translation MKRFTAILLTGMMIFTLASCGKKAQDTPTEPATETQAAEKVEMPTETEAVTEVVTEAVKDTQQTEAQQEEQTAEQPDEEQNNSGDNNSSYQYVERASYENGESVSLNPSWQYADHSAINSGCAVMYKATANRKNIVVGVNAGHGTSGGTSVKTLCHPDGSAKTTGGTTGAGATKAVAVSGGMSFNDGTPESSVTLRMAQILKDKLLAAGYDVLMVRDGSDVQLDNVARTVICNNAADCHIALHWDGDGLSYDKGCFYISVPGGIKGMEPVASHWQQHDALGASLIEGLRAHGAKINGNGSMAIDLTQTSYSTVPSVDVELGNACSDHSDATLENLADGLVQGVEGYF, via the coding sequence ATGAAAAGATTTACAGCAATATTACTTACAGGCATGATGATATTTACCCTCGCATCATGCGGCAAAAAAGCACAGGATACACCGACAGAGCCTGCAACAGAGACACAGGCTGCAGAGAAGGTTGAGATGCCTACGGAAACGGAAGCCGTGACAGAGGTGGTAACAGAGGCTGTAAAAGACACGCAGCAGACAGAAGCACAGCAGGAAGAACAGACTGCCGAACAGCCGGACGAGGAGCAGAACAATTCAGGTGATAATAATTCCTCTTATCAGTATGTAGAAAGAGCATCCTATGAGAATGGAGAATCAGTATCACTAAATCCTTCATGGCAGTATGCAGACCATTCAGCGATAAATTCAGGCTGTGCGGTCATGTACAAGGCTACAGCAAACCGCAAAAATATAGTTGTAGGTGTCAATGCCGGACACGGTACAAGCGGAGGAACTTCGGTGAAGACACTTTGTCATCCGGACGGCTCGGCAAAGACCACAGGTGGTACAACAGGCGCAGGCGCAACAAAAGCAGTAGCAGTTTCAGGTGGTATGTCCTTTAATGACGGTACACCGGAGAGTTCTGTCACACTCCGTATGGCGCAGATATTAAAGGACAAGCTGCTTGCGGCAGGCTATGATGTGCTTATGGTAAGAGACGGAAGCGATGTACAGCTTGATAACGTAGCACGTACTGTCATCTGTAATAATGCGGCAGACTGTCATATTGCGCTGCACTGGGATGGTGACGGACTAAGCTATGATAAGGGCTGCTTTTACATATCAGTGCCGGGCGGCATAAAGGGTATGGAGCCGGTTGCATCACACTGGCAGCAGCATGATGCACTTGGGGCAAGCCTGATAGAAGGACTGCGCGCCCACGGAGCAAAGATAAACGGTAATGGCTCAATGGCGATAGACTTGACACAGACCTCATACAGCACGGTACCATCAGTGGATGTAGAGCTTGGCAACGCATGCTCTGACCACAGCGATGCCACACTTGAAAATCTGGCAGACGGACTGGTGCAGGGAGTCGAGGGATATTTCTAG
- a CDS encoding response regulator transcription factor, whose protein sequence is MTDNKSGEILIIEDDKDINDLLATALSKAGYRTRQAWSGTEGELLLKLDREAYALVLLDLMLPGLSGEELLARIRQMDASLPVIILTAKDELDEKINLLVAGADDYITKPFEIKEVVARVTVQLRHAVADVPSKSGKAGENQTKAENDTGQGDTANTYIAGPVKIEHRQLVLDRISRQLYVADNAVDGITKQEFAILELLMAHPRQVFAKEDIFEYAWDEPYMGETKTLDVHISNIRKKIKKLTDDEYIETVWGIGYKMKE, encoded by the coding sequence ATGACAGACAACAAATCCGGGGAGATACTCATAATAGAGGATGACAAGGACATTAATGATCTGCTTGCGACAGCGCTTTCAAAAGCCGGATATAGAACAAGACAGGCATGGTCAGGCACAGAGGGAGAGCTTTTGCTTAAGCTGGACAGGGAAGCTTATGCGCTTGTGCTATTGGATCTGATGCTTCCGGGGCTTTCAGGGGAGGAGCTTCTGGCGCGGATACGGCAGATGGATGCGTCACTTCCGGTGATAATCCTTACGGCAAAGGATGAGCTGGATGAGAAAATCAATCTGCTCGTGGCAGGCGCTGATGATTACATCACAAAGCCGTTTGAGATAAAGGAGGTCGTTGCCAGAGTGACTGTGCAGCTGCGTCATGCGGTGGCAGATGTGCCTTCAAAGTCGGGCAAGGCAGGAGAAAATCAGACAAAAGCAGAAAATGATACCGGACAGGGAGATACTGCAAATACATACATAGCGGGACCCGTTAAAATAGAGCACAGACAGCTTGTGCTCGATCGGATTTCAAGACAGCTTTATGTAGCTGATAATGCTGTTGACGGCATCACAAAGCAGGAGTTTGCCATACTTGAGCTTCTCATGGCGCATCCCAGACAGGTGTTTGCCAAGGAGGACATATTTGAATATGCCTGGGATGAGCCGTACATGGGCGAGACAAAGACTCTTGATGTGCACATCAGCAATATCAGAAAGAAGATAAAAAAGCTGACCGATGACGAGTACATAGAGACAGTGTGGGGCATAGGCTACAAAATGAAAGAGTAA
- a CDS encoding ABC transporter ATP-binding protein: protein MSEILLQTKALTKQYGHQKAVDNVDIHIKKGAIYGFIGRNGAGKTTCMRMIGGLAKPTSGEISMFGYAGKDLSKVRSRVGCLIEAPGVYPNMTAKENIEMKCRLFGISKKGYAEGILDKVGLLNVGKKKTKNFSLGMKQRLGIGMALVGEPDLLVLDEPINGLDPQGIAEVRDTIQNLCAQQDMTVFISSHILEELSKLATDYGIINNGALLQEITREELLSKCSEKITLTVDNPNKAVPVLDKMGFVHYMIVDKNHIDVYERLNDSAALNTALVTAGVSVAQLAVTGMELETYFLSITGGATNV, encoded by the coding sequence GTGAGTGAAATATTATTGCAGACAAAGGCACTGACCAAGCAGTATGGTCACCAGAAGGCAGTTGACAATGTGGATATCCACATCAAAAAGGGTGCAATCTATGGATTTATCGGCAGAAACGGTGCCGGCAAGACTACCTGTATGAGAATGATCGGTGGTCTGGCAAAGCCGACAAGCGGAGAGATATCCATGTTTGGATACGCTGGAAAGGATTTGTCAAAGGTACGCTCAAGAGTGGGCTGCCTGATTGAGGCACCGGGTGTATATCCAAACATGACGGCGAAGGAAAATATCGAGATGAAGTGCCGTCTCTTCGGCATCAGTAAAAAGGGCTATGCAGAGGGCATACTTGATAAGGTAGGTCTGTTAAATGTGGGAAAGAAAAAGACAAAGAATTTTTCACTTGGTATGAAGCAGAGGCTTGGAATCGGCATGGCGCTGGTTGGAGAGCCTGACCTTTTAGTGCTTGATGAGCCTATCAACGGACTTGATCCACAGGGAATTGCAGAGGTGCGTGATACGATTCAGAATCTGTGTGCACAGCAGGATATGACTGTGTTTATTTCTAGCCATATATTGGAGGAGCTTTCAAAGCTTGCCACAGATTACGGCATTATAAATAATGGAGCCCTGCTTCAGGAAATTACCAGAGAGGAGCTGCTTTCCAAGTGCAGTGAGAAGATTACACTGACAGTGGACAATCCAAATAAAGCAGTGCCTGTGCTCGATAAGATGGGCTTTGTGCACTACATGATAGTGGACAAAAATCATATAGATGTCTATGAGCGCCTGAATGATAGCGCCGCCTTAAATACAGCGCTGGTCACAGCAGGAGTTTCGGTGGCACAGCTAGCGGTCACAGGAATGGAGCTTGAGACATATTTCCTTAGTATCACAGGAGGTGCGACAAATGTTTAA
- a CDS encoding ABC transporter permease, translated as MFNAVRMDIYRLIHTKSAYVILVIAMALAIAMSGMTALVRSMATESIVETTDDVTMVSESDSEIADEYDTASAESSNGPTATVGLEMDESDMSDEVPTIADMVESDIAGLDLALLLAIFTVLFSTADLNSGYIKSVGGQVKCRGVLLFSKMIALSVFTFVAMALDVIVQCIATPLFLHGAEFGDAADLFKMLGSQYVVTLLFVYFVMAMAIIIKNNVISMIIAVCMCTGIFTLIFSGINILIEKIGVKNFDINDYLIVNQISELDLSASAKTVGGAFAVAAVWAVVSLIAVYGVFKRRDI; from the coding sequence ATGTTTAATGCGGTAAGAATGGATATTTACAGACTGATACATACAAAGTCAGCTTATGTTATACTTGTAATAGCTATGGCACTCGCAATAGCTATGAGCGGTATGACAGCTCTTGTCAGAAGCATGGCGACAGAGAGCATCGTGGAAACAACTGATGATGTCACTATGGTAAGTGAGTCAGACAGTGAGATAGCAGATGAATACGATACAGCATCAGCGGAATCGTCAAATGGACCAACGGCAACAGTCGGGCTTGAAATGGATGAATCCGACATGTCAGATGAGGTACCGACCATAGCCGATATGGTTGAAAGCGATATAGCGGGTCTTGACCTGGCACTTTTACTTGCAATATTTACGGTGCTCTTCTCAACAGCAGACCTAAACAGCGGCTATATAAAGAGCGTAGGCGGACAGGTGAAGTGCCGTGGAGTGTTGCTGTTTTCAAAGATGATAGCGCTTTCGGTATTTACCTTTGTGGCCATGGCACTTGATGTGATTGTCCAGTGTATTGCGACACCGCTGTTTTTACATGGAGCAGAATTCGGAGATGCAGCAGACTTATTTAAGATGCTTGGCAGCCAGTATGTGGTCACACTTTTATTTGTATATTTTGTCATGGCAATGGCAATCATTATAAAAAACAATGTAATCAGCATGATTATCGCTGTGTGCATGTGTACAGGTATCTTTACACTCATTTTCAGTGGAATCAATATACTTATTGAAAAAATCGGAGTAAAGAACTTTGATATAAATGATTACCTTATTGTTAATCAGATTTCTGAGCTTGATCTGAGTGCGTCTGCAAAGACAGTAGGCGGTGCATTTGCGGTAGCCGCTGTGTGGGCAGTGGTGTCACTGATTGCAGTGTACGGTGTATTTAAACGCAGGGATATATAA
- a CDS encoding sensor histidine kinase, with protein MIWKILTVILAVSVAVLIAVLVKIRAQLRDINEQLDFLCEKDTNMLLLTDTNMADIGRLKERINRFLEQWHRQREAAAKKEQMISDTYTNLSHDIRTPLTSLDGYFQLLRDETDKSAQEHYIDIIQERITSLKDMLEELFMFTKLKNDSFKLELSNCCVSRLLKQTVFSYYEEWKKQGIEPSLDICEDTIFITANVQALRRVFQNVIKNALVHGQKSICIQMKQQDSCNCRASDDERTSKNRIVHILISNDVKNPDDIDVDKVFERFYKADEARSISSSGLGLSIAKELVERMGGSIEARLEGKRFVVEILFECE; from the coding sequence ATGATTTGGAAAATACTGACTGTAATACTTGCAGTTTCGGTAGCTGTCTTAATAGCTGTGCTCGTAAAAATAAGGGCACAGCTTCGTGACATTAACGAACAGCTTGATTTTTTATGCGAAAAGGATACAAATATGCTCCTTTTAACCGATACCAACATGGCTGATATCGGAAGGCTTAAGGAGCGCATAAACAGATTTTTAGAGCAATGGCACAGGCAACGTGAGGCAGCAGCGAAAAAGGAGCAGATGATATCTGACACGTACACAAACCTGTCGCACGATATCCGCACTCCGCTTACCTCGCTGGACGGCTATTTTCAGCTGCTTAGGGATGAGACTGACAAGAGCGCGCAGGAGCATTATATAGATATCATACAGGAGCGCATCACAAGCCTTAAGGATATGCTCGAGGAGCTTTTCATGTTCACAAAGCTTAAAAATGACAGCTTCAAGCTAGAGCTGTCTAATTGCTGTGTCAGCAGACTTTTAAAGCAGACAGTGTTTTCGTATTATGAGGAGTGGAAAAAGCAGGGCATTGAGCCGTCACTTGATATATGTGAGGACACGATATTTATCACTGCAAATGTGCAGGCGCTCAGGCGGGTGTTTCAGAATGTGATAAAAAATGCACTGGTGCATGGGCAGAAGAGCATCTGCATACAGATGAAGCAACAGGATTCGTGCAATTGCAGGGCTTCAGATGACGAGCGTACTTCAAAAAATAGGATTGTCCATATTTTGATTTCAAATGATGTAAAAAATCCTGATGATATAGACGTGGACAAGGTGTTTGAGCGTTTTTACAAAGCCGATGAGGCTAGGAGCATATCATCGAGCGGGCTTGGGCTTTCGATTGCAAAGGAACTTGTGGAGAGAATGGGCGGGAGTATTGAAGCAAGGCTTGAGGGGAAGAGGTTTGTTGTGGAAATACTGTTTGAATGTGAATAG
- a CDS encoding DUF3878 family protein, protein MQAYKDLVKALPGLKENMPRAFYMLAELFDYGSFDICRSDDKYIIPYIMNDAVECYLTVENAVLKGDYQSEEEIISASLVLGSEKGYGLILHQQDNVITLWFDNLHVHEACFKYHEIGHFWVKGQEQWRMLVYMVGTIADKYMYMGKEYCNETECFIQSLIYFAPFRRWTPVPGDLMEYHFPARVEGIDIMEELCREVSDIDYLKLIARYRANPCEKTEKLLSRHLADAKRVPLYQYIYKLVIKASKDYPERNYGNQINERIKEKRKALEKELLQKGYTGKYPVFSKKNTTVRVMEEQPYVTAILEWDDYKYKQQLMVSECSAKKYDGINAGFFKGIGRHGRIVQV, encoded by the coding sequence ATGCAGGCTTACAAGGATTTAGTAAAAGCACTTCCCGGCTTAAAAGAGAATATGCCACGCGCATTTTACATGCTCGCAGAACTCTTTGATTACGGTTCATTTGATATATGCAGAAGTGATGACAAATATATAATCCCATATATCATGAATGACGCGGTGGAATGCTATCTGACTGTGGAAAATGCAGTGTTAAAGGGCGATTATCAGAGTGAGGAAGAAATCATTTCGGCATCGTTGGTTTTAGGAAGTGAAAAAGGTTATGGACTCATTCTGCACCAACAGGACAATGTGATCACACTCTGGTTTGATAATTTGCATGTGCATGAGGCATGCTTTAAATACCATGAAATAGGACATTTCTGGGTAAAGGGACAGGAGCAGTGGCGCATGCTTGTATATATGGTAGGAACAATCGCTGATAAGTATATGTACATGGGAAAGGAATACTGCAACGAGACAGAATGCTTTATACAGAGCCTTATTTACTTTGCACCGTTTCGCAGATGGACACCGGTACCTGGCGATTTGATGGAGTATCATTTTCCGGCCCGTGTAGAGGGAATAGACATTATGGAGGAGCTTTGCAGGGAGGTTTCGGACATTGATTATCTTAAGCTCATTGCACGCTACAGGGCAAATCCATGTGAGAAAACGGAAAAGCTTTTGAGCAGACATTTAGCCGATGCAAAAAGAGTACCGCTTTATCAGTATATTTATAAGCTTGTGATAAAGGCATCAAAGGATTATCCTGAGAGAAATTACGGAAATCAGATAAATGAACGCATAAAAGAAAAGCGTAAAGCGCTTGAAAAGGAGCTGCTTCAAAAGGGATACACCGGAAAATACCCTGTGTTTTCAAAGAAAAATACGACTGTGCGTGTAATGGAGGAACAGCCCTACGTCACAGCAATTCTCGAGTGGGATGATTACAAATATAAGCAGCAGCTCATGGTTTCTGAGTGCAGTGCCAAAAAGTATGATGGAATAAATGCGGGATTTTTTAAAGGAATAGGCAGACACGGACGCATTGTGCAGGTGTAG